The following proteins come from a genomic window of Pyxidicoccus sp. MSG2:
- a CDS encoding M57 family metalloprotease, with the protein MRNIRSMALLVGVSLLGSACGRPEAGPEHPSEASRQGMSFEDFKAAAHDEPDSDVFVVNGDTAVEGVDGLRRYYDTFVNPELGTRQDALAAYCDSMGMPIKWSATAAQNLTYCISSTSFGSRYATVVSAMNSATAAWEATANVNFKHLSQFDGNCTASQTGVVFDVRQTTTTSYLARSFFPNTSRSGRNVLISTSAFGNIAPWTLTGVLRHELGHALGFRHDYPEGSSCYEGPVTCRLTAYDPNSIMNYPQCGGGQAGDLVLTALDKQGARLMYP; encoded by the coding sequence ATGCGCAACATCCGCTCCATGGCGTTGCTGGTTGGTGTGTCCCTGCTGGGCTCGGCGTGCGGAAGGCCCGAAGCCGGGCCCGAGCATCCCTCCGAGGCGTCGCGGCAGGGGATGTCCTTCGAGGACTTCAAGGCGGCGGCTCACGACGAGCCCGACTCGGACGTCTTCGTCGTCAACGGTGACACGGCGGTCGAAGGCGTCGACGGGCTCCGCCGGTACTACGACACGTTCGTCAACCCCGAGCTGGGCACGCGACAGGACGCGCTCGCCGCCTATTGCGACAGCATGGGCATGCCCATCAAGTGGTCCGCCACCGCCGCGCAGAACCTGACCTACTGCATCAGCAGCACCAGCTTCGGCAGCCGCTACGCCACGGTGGTGAGCGCGATGAACTCCGCGACCGCCGCCTGGGAAGCGACGGCCAACGTCAACTTCAAGCACCTGAGCCAGTTCGACGGCAACTGCACAGCCTCTCAGACCGGCGTCGTCTTCGACGTGCGCCAGACCACCACCACTTCGTATCTGGCGCGCTCGTTCTTTCCGAACACCTCCCGCTCGGGTCGCAACGTCCTCATCAGCACGAGCGCGTTCGGAAACATCGCGCCCTGGACGCTGACCGGGGTGCTGCGGCACGAGCTGGGACACGCGCTCGGCTTCCGCCACGATTATCCGGAAGGGTCCAGCTGCTACGAGGGCCCTGTCACGTGCCGGCTGACTGCCTATGACCCCAACTCCATCATGAACTATCCGCAGTGCGGCGGCGGGCAGGCGGGAGACCTGGTCCTGACCGCGCTCGACAAGCAGGGCGCCCGGCTGATGTACCCGTAG
- a CDS encoding serine/threonine-protein kinase, with amino-acid sequence MSPPPLPGCLDESQLLDLADGVAPEALRVSAEAHVDGCAACRELLAGFLQARAPAASAGGPAEVPTQAVTTLLQDTRVSSALRPRALERGTLLGRYVVLERLGAGGMGVVYAAYDPGIDRRIGLKLVQAPSGVEGATERLLDEARAAARTQHPHVVAVHDVGVVGNLVFIALELVDGGTLRQHLAARHPGWREVVRLYLQAGRGLAAAHAAGVVHRDFKPDNVLMDRAGRARVTDFGLARFASSTEPALASSGTPDSGPGSGKAGVATSVAGTPGYIAPEALAGGLVDAHSDQYSFCVALYEGLYGTRPGAPGERAAQERASVPRAVHTAVERGLAPVPEERHASMDALLSALERAVSPRAARFAGGLGAGIGVAAAIAAVFVARGPRPCTDSLQRLQGAWDTARGAALRRTFLGSGAPGAASLHSAVHQTLEAYAAAWAGAHQDACEATRVRGEQSEAALDLRMHCLERRKRELGATVELLLAADPDAVLSAPQTVRGLEPVSDCADMEALARPMPRPTRGPEAVRVRAAYDRLAEAMARDNAGRWKEAAEIAATVAAEAEAVGYKPLLGEALLTQGRSLQHQRQEKEAAVRLRRAALASQAGRDDVHAAEAFINLVFVEGELAERPEQAELWRELAQSLLERIGGDDRLEGNLAFQQGLVLVRQGRAAEAIPLLRKCLAMRERAFGKDHAYLVDAMLTLGTALRSVGQMEEALAAQQRTRTLIVRNFGPDHPYVAMTLNNIAGTYAAMHRYDEALAAFAESLATFERASGPGQPVPYVLGLYGNMGAVHLGRGDFEQARRTLEQGWRLALEHRPPGHPDRASLAGPLALALTNLGRTDEALRLVQSVRGELDAAEADGRNSVRSAELLQQEAEVLLRVGRFEPAASAARRAAVMLRTLGAQDELAGALSTLGLALLGGGRLPEAERVAREALELRLKLAEPQPSKLSEPRAVLGRVLLARGDAAGARVQLEQAVAGWEEDGASPLELATTRFALARALRQDGGDSARARTLALAVRDAVAPTAEPRLVPLDEVDAFLGVHSAAR; translated from the coding sequence ATGAGCCCGCCTCCCCTCCCCGGCTGCCTCGACGAGTCGCAATTGCTCGACCTGGCCGACGGCGTGGCGCCGGAGGCCCTGCGCGTGAGCGCCGAGGCCCACGTGGATGGCTGCGCCGCCTGCCGCGAGCTGCTCGCAGGCTTCCTCCAGGCCCGGGCCCCGGCCGCGTCCGCAGGCGGGCCCGCCGAGGTGCCCACCCAGGCCGTCACCACCCTCCTCCAGGACACCCGTGTCTCCTCCGCACTGCGCCCGCGCGCGCTGGAGCGGGGCACGCTGCTGGGGCGCTACGTGGTGCTCGAGCGGCTGGGCGCCGGGGGCATGGGCGTGGTGTATGCGGCGTATGACCCGGGCATCGACCGGCGCATCGGCCTGAAGCTCGTGCAGGCCCCGTCCGGCGTGGAGGGCGCCACCGAGCGGCTGCTGGACGAGGCCCGCGCGGCGGCGCGCACCCAGCACCCGCACGTCGTCGCCGTGCATGACGTGGGCGTCGTCGGCAACCTCGTCTTCATCGCCCTGGAGCTGGTGGACGGGGGCACGCTGCGCCAGCACCTCGCGGCCCGCCACCCGGGCTGGCGCGAGGTGGTGCGCCTGTACCTCCAGGCCGGACGGGGGCTGGCGGCCGCGCACGCGGCGGGCGTCGTCCACCGCGACTTCAAGCCGGACAACGTCCTGATGGACCGCGCGGGGCGGGCGCGGGTGACGGACTTCGGGCTGGCGCGCTTCGCTTCCTCCACGGAGCCCGCCCTCGCCTCCTCTGGAACTCCTGACAGCGGCCCAGGCAGCGGCAAAGCCGGAGTGGCCACGTCGGTGGCGGGCACGCCGGGCTACATCGCCCCGGAGGCGCTCGCGGGCGGGCTCGTGGACGCGCACTCGGACCAGTACAGCTTCTGCGTGGCGCTTTACGAGGGGCTCTACGGGACGAGGCCCGGTGCCCCCGGGGAGCGCGCGGCGCAGGAGCGCGCCTCAGTACCCCGCGCGGTGCACACCGCCGTGGAGCGGGGCCTGGCCCCGGTGCCGGAGGAGCGGCACGCGTCGATGGACGCCCTCCTCAGCGCGCTGGAACGGGCGGTGTCCCCGCGCGCGGCCCGCTTCGCCGGAGGGCTGGGCGCGGGCATCGGCGTGGCGGCCGCGATTGCCGCCGTCTTCGTGGCTCGCGGGCCGCGGCCCTGCACGGACAGCCTTCAACGGCTCCAGGGTGCCTGGGACACGGCGCGCGGCGCGGCGCTGCGGCGCACCTTCCTCGGCTCGGGGGCCCCGGGCGCGGCGTCGCTGCATTCGGCCGTTCATCAGACGCTGGAGGCGTACGCAGCTGCCTGGGCAGGCGCGCACCAGGATGCGTGCGAGGCGACGCGGGTGCGGGGCGAGCAGTCCGAGGCGGCGTTGGACCTGCGCATGCACTGCCTGGAGCGGCGCAAGCGCGAGCTGGGGGCCACGGTGGAACTGCTCCTCGCCGCGGACCCGGACGCGGTGCTGAGCGCGCCCCAGACGGTGCGCGGACTGGAGCCGGTGTCCGACTGCGCCGACATGGAGGCGCTCGCCCGTCCCATGCCGCGGCCCACGCGGGGGCCCGAGGCCGTGCGTGTCCGCGCCGCGTACGACAGGCTGGCGGAGGCGATGGCGCGCGACAACGCGGGGCGCTGGAAGGAGGCCGCGGAGATTGCGGCCACGGTGGCCGCCGAGGCGGAGGCCGTCGGGTACAAGCCGCTGCTCGGCGAGGCGCTGCTCACGCAAGGGCGCTCCCTCCAGCACCAGCGCCAGGAGAAGGAAGCGGCGGTGCGCCTGCGGCGGGCGGCCCTGGCGTCGCAGGCCGGCCGCGACGACGTGCACGCCGCGGAGGCCTTCATCAACCTCGTCTTCGTGGAGGGCGAGCTGGCGGAGCGCCCGGAGCAGGCGGAGCTGTGGCGGGAGCTGGCGCAGTCGCTGCTGGAGCGCATCGGCGGTGATGACCGGCTGGAGGGAAACCTGGCCTTCCAACAGGGACTCGTGCTGGTGCGCCAGGGCCGCGCGGCCGAGGCCATTCCCCTGCTGCGCAAATGCCTCGCCATGCGCGAGCGGGCCTTCGGGAAGGACCATGCCTACCTCGTGGACGCGATGCTCACGCTGGGCACCGCGCTGCGGAGCGTGGGTCAGATGGAGGAAGCCCTCGCCGCCCAGCAGCGGACCCGGACGCTCATCGTGCGCAACTTCGGACCGGACCACCCCTACGTCGCGATGACTCTCAACAACATCGCGGGCACGTACGCCGCCATGCACCGGTACGACGAGGCACTCGCGGCCTTCGCGGAGAGCCTGGCCACGTTCGAGCGGGCCTCTGGGCCCGGGCAGCCCGTGCCCTATGTCCTCGGCCTCTACGGCAACATGGGCGCGGTGCACCTGGGCCGCGGAGACTTCGAGCAGGCGCGGCGCACGCTGGAGCAGGGCTGGCGGCTGGCCTTGGAGCACCGGCCGCCCGGCCACCCGGACCGCGCCTCGCTGGCGGGCCCGCTGGCGCTGGCGCTCACGAACCTGGGACGCACCGACGAGGCGCTGCGCCTGGTGCAGTCCGTGCGCGGGGAGCTGGACGCGGCGGAGGCGGACGGGCGCAACAGCGTGCGCAGCGCCGAGCTGCTGCAACAGGAGGCGGAGGTGCTGCTGCGCGTGGGCCGCTTCGAGCCGGCCGCGAGCGCCGCGCGCCGGGCCGCTGTGATGCTGCGCACGCTGGGGGCCCAGGACGAGCTGGCGGGCGCCCTCTCCACACTGGGCCTGGCGCTGCTCGGCGGGGGCCGCCTCCCCGAGGCGGAGCGCGTGGCGCGAGAGGCGCTGGAGCTGCGGCTGAAGCTGGCGGAGCCCCAGCCGTCCAAGCTGTCGGAGCCCCGGGCCGTGCTCGGCCGGGTGCTGCTGGCGCGAGGGGACGCGGCGGGCGCGAGAGTCCAGCTGGAGCAGGCCGTGGCGGGCTGGGAGGAGGACGGCGCGAGCCCGCTCGAGCTGGCCACCACCCGCTTCGCGCTCGCCCGGGCCCTGCGGCAAGACGGGGGTGATTCCGCCCGAGCCCGGACCCTGGCGCTCGCCGTCCGCGACGCGGTGGCCCCCACCGCCGAGCCGCGCCTCGTGCCGCTCGACGAGGTGGACGCGTTTCTTGGCGTACACTCGGCCGCACGATGA
- a CDS encoding L,D-transpeptidase family protein, with protein MRTLAACLLLFTALSANAEDSRVAAARKARAPVVAALFKDAGVAWPPEQLYVRAFKHERELEVWAGPKAGPLVKVKTYPFCAASGELGPKRQQGDLQVPEGFYDIDLFNPYSNYHLSMRVSYPNAADRRHTPPGTDPGGQIFVHGNCVSIGCIAIQDEPIEELYLMVLDTRAKTKRNVPIHIFPRRLDAAGLKALETGREATDPLVTFWRSLQPAYSLFEEARYIPITSVDAKTGAYVVKPARQARTADSARR; from the coding sequence ATGAGGACTCTCGCCGCCTGTCTGCTGCTGTTCACCGCGCTCTCCGCGAATGCGGAGGACTCCCGGGTCGCCGCCGCGCGCAAGGCCCGGGCGCCCGTGGTCGCCGCGCTGTTCAAGGACGCGGGGGTGGCCTGGCCGCCGGAGCAGCTGTACGTGCGCGCCTTCAAGCACGAGCGCGAGCTGGAGGTCTGGGCGGGGCCTAAGGCGGGGCCGCTGGTGAAGGTGAAGACGTATCCCTTCTGCGCGGCCTCGGGGGAGCTCGGCCCGAAGCGGCAGCAGGGCGACCTGCAGGTGCCCGAGGGCTTCTACGACATCGACCTGTTCAACCCCTACAGCAACTACCACCTGTCCATGCGGGTCAGCTATCCGAACGCGGCGGACAGGCGCCACACCCCGCCAGGCACGGACCCGGGCGGGCAGATCTTCGTCCACGGCAACTGCGTGAGCATTGGCTGCATCGCCATCCAGGACGAGCCGATTGAAGAGCTGTACCTGATGGTGCTGGACACGCGCGCGAAGACGAAGCGCAACGTCCCCATCCACATCTTCCCGCGCAGGTTGGATGCCGCGGGCCTGAAGGCATTGGAGACGGGCCGCGAGGCGACGGACCCGCTCGTCACCTTCTGGCGCAGCCTCCAGCCGGCCTACAGCCTCTTCGAGGAGGCCCGGTACATTCCCATCACGTCGGTGGATGCGAAGACGGGCGCCTACGTGGTGAAGCCGGCGCGCCAGGCCCGGACCGCGGACAGCGCGCGCCGGTAG
- a CDS encoding RNA polymerase subunit sigma-70, with amino-acid sequence MKLLRSFLEGAARPAAPEEADELARQLADALARAREAWPGVEVAAEDFARHLGARVAREASLTDGLRALAVEDLYLARACLAGDRVALDGLQRAVLVPVSRAVRRVDASDAFVDEVLQLTRMKLLVGGARQEPRLAEYAGRGALRRWTEAVALGVAVGLKRGAVKALPLDDAPLVSELHTADPELALMQERYRPAFRAAFAEALSGLSPRDRNLLRLSLVQNLGVESLGTLHQVHASTISRWLAKARQSLLEDTRAALARRLALTTSQLDSLLRVMDASLAVSLSSLLDEG; translated from the coding sequence ATGAAGCTCCTGCGGTCCTTCCTGGAGGGCGCGGCGCGCCCCGCGGCCCCCGAAGAGGCGGACGAGCTCGCCCGCCAGCTCGCTGACGCCCTGGCCCGCGCCCGCGAGGCGTGGCCCGGCGTGGAGGTGGCCGCGGAGGACTTCGCGCGACACCTGGGAGCGCGCGTGGCGCGGGAGGCCTCGCTGACGGACGGGCTGCGCGCCCTGGCCGTGGAGGACCTCTACCTGGCGCGGGCGTGCCTCGCGGGGGACAGGGTGGCGCTCGACGGCCTCCAGCGCGCGGTGCTGGTGCCGGTGTCGCGGGCGGTGCGACGGGTGGACGCGTCAGACGCCTTCGTGGACGAGGTGCTCCAGCTCACGCGCATGAAGCTGCTGGTGGGCGGGGCGCGCCAGGAGCCGCGCCTGGCGGAGTATGCCGGACGGGGCGCGCTGCGGCGCTGGACGGAGGCCGTGGCGCTGGGCGTGGCGGTGGGACTCAAGCGCGGGGCGGTGAAGGCCCTGCCGCTGGACGACGCGCCGCTCGTGTCGGAGCTGCACACCGCGGACCCGGAGCTGGCGCTGATGCAGGAGCGCTACCGCCCCGCCTTCCGGGCCGCCTTCGCGGAGGCGCTGTCCGGCTTGTCGCCCAGGGACAGGAACCTCCTGCGGCTGAGCCTGGTGCAGAACCTGGGCGTGGAGTCGCTGGGCACGCTCCACCAGGTGCACGCCTCCACCATCTCCCGCTGGCTCGCGAAGGCCCGCCAGTCCCTCCTCGAGGACACCCGCGCCGCGCTCGCACGGAGGCTGGCGCTCACGACGTCGCAGCTCGACAGCCTGCTGCGCGTCATGGACGCCAGCCTGGCGGTGAGCCTGTCCTCGCTGCTGGACGAAGGATGA
- a CDS encoding cysteine desulfurase-like protein has translation MTSSLAAHFPALRSGFSYLDNAAGAQVPSHTIDAISQFLSGGSCNVGQPYPASVAATELKARARAATAEFLHCQPEEVMLGTSATSLTFQLGRAFSRLFRAGDEVVISELEHESNATPWRMLEAQGVGVKTWRARWPEGRLEPADLRALLTPRTRLVAVTAAANSVGATPDLAAAAELAHGVGAWLIVDAVHSSPHHLPDVKGWGADFATFSQYKVFGPHLGCLYVRRELLAGLPADKLWFVPDDSPQKFEPGTANHEALAGWLGSLAYLREVLGGGQPGRAGLETAFRRIESLERPLLESTLERLLANPRVRLYGPREPRGRVATFCFNVQGVPPRAVAEHLAARGVGVAAGHYYATLAAQALGLMPDGAVRASLLHYNTAEDVDRLIAGLDSLR, from the coding sequence ATGACCTCTTCGCTCGCCGCGCACTTCCCCGCCCTGCGCTCTGGCTTCAGCTACCTGGACAATGCCGCCGGGGCCCAGGTGCCCTCGCACACCATCGACGCCATCTCCCAATTCCTCTCCGGCGGGAGCTGCAACGTGGGTCAGCCCTACCCTGCCTCGGTGGCGGCGACGGAATTGAAGGCGCGGGCGCGGGCGGCCACGGCGGAGTTCCTCCACTGCCAGCCCGAGGAGGTGATGCTGGGCACCAGCGCCACCTCGCTCACCTTCCAGCTCGGGCGCGCCTTCTCACGCCTGTTCCGGGCGGGCGACGAGGTGGTCATCTCCGAGCTGGAGCATGAGTCCAACGCGACGCCCTGGCGGATGCTGGAAGCGCAGGGCGTGGGCGTGAAGACCTGGCGCGCGCGCTGGCCCGAAGGGCGCCTGGAGCCGGCGGACCTGCGGGCGCTGCTCACGCCGCGCACGCGGCTGGTGGCGGTGACGGCGGCGGCCAACTCGGTGGGGGCCACTCCGGACCTGGCTGCCGCGGCGGAACTGGCGCACGGCGTGGGCGCGTGGCTCATCGTGGACGCGGTGCACTCCAGCCCGCACCACCTGCCTGACGTGAAGGGCTGGGGCGCGGACTTCGCCACCTTCTCCCAGTACAAGGTGTTCGGCCCGCACCTGGGCTGCCTGTACGTGCGGCGCGAACTGCTGGCGGGGCTGCCCGCGGACAAGCTCTGGTTCGTGCCGGACGACAGCCCGCAGAAGTTCGAGCCGGGCACCGCCAACCATGAGGCCCTGGCCGGCTGGCTGGGCTCGCTGGCCTACCTGCGCGAGGTGCTTGGAGGAGGACAGCCAGGGCGCGCCGGGCTGGAGACGGCATTCCGGCGCATCGAGTCCCTGGAGCGTCCGCTGCTGGAGTCCACGCTGGAGCGGCTGCTCGCCAACCCACGCGTGCGGCTGTATGGCCCGCGCGAGCCCCGGGGACGCGTGGCCACCTTCTGCTTCAACGTGCAGGGTGTGCCGCCGCGCGCGGTGGCGGAGCACCTGGCGGCACGGGGCGTGGGCGTGGCCGCGGGCCACTACTACGCCACCCTGGCCGCCCAGGCGCTGGGCCTCATGCCCGACGGCGCCGTGCGCGCCTCGCTGCTGCACTACAACACCGCCGAGGACGTGGACCGGCTCATCGCCGGACTGGACTCGCTGCGCTGA
- a CDS encoding DUF2071 domain-containing protein: protein MNPELLAALVAIAAEPLGLGGAELRRRLREAGVKVPSQALQDLASAGLVHAQREVWFLTPAGHQALRDVEAALAGAHDPSPTSPGMEECPSVPWLTQVQTHWVEAVSLNYAVEPERLARLLPASLEPEVFHGTAWVQVLMSSLRDMRPQGISPLLGVCFYQVSYRAAVRYRNAKGDWRRGGYFVRSETNDPVMRRVGNALKEFKFHEFGEAHMVMAREGDLLTAAVDPEPEFHGGKLVGVFDTRPSVHPPPGSVWKGLEDLHEPLVECYDALGVADGYVYVLTIDREPWNARFVTPVQLYCEYFAEGPLAPGARLDSVLHLTECAYRWRPLRREQHAR from the coding sequence ATGAATCCCGAGCTGCTCGCCGCCCTGGTGGCCATCGCCGCGGAGCCGCTCGGGCTGGGCGGGGCCGAGCTGCGCCGGCGGCTGAGGGAGGCCGGGGTGAAGGTGCCGAGCCAGGCCCTCCAGGACCTGGCCTCCGCCGGCCTGGTGCACGCGCAACGCGAGGTGTGGTTCCTGACGCCCGCGGGGCACCAGGCGCTGCGCGACGTGGAGGCCGCGCTCGCCGGGGCGCATGACCCGAGCCCCACGTCCCCCGGCATGGAGGAGTGCCCGTCGGTGCCCTGGCTCACCCAGGTGCAGACGCACTGGGTGGAGGCGGTGTCCCTCAACTACGCGGTGGAGCCGGAGCGGCTGGCCCGGCTGCTGCCCGCCTCGCTGGAGCCGGAGGTGTTCCACGGCACCGCGTGGGTGCAGGTGCTGATGTCGTCGCTGCGGGACATGCGGCCCCAGGGCATCAGCCCGCTGCTGGGCGTGTGTTTCTACCAGGTGAGCTACCGCGCGGCGGTGCGCTACCGGAACGCGAAGGGCGACTGGCGGCGCGGCGGCTACTTCGTGCGCAGCGAGACGAACGACCCGGTGATGCGCCGCGTGGGCAACGCGCTGAAGGAGTTCAAGTTCCACGAGTTCGGCGAGGCGCACATGGTGATGGCGCGCGAGGGGGACTTGCTCACCGCCGCGGTGGACCCGGAGCCGGAGTTCCACGGAGGCAAGCTGGTGGGTGTCTTCGACACGCGCCCGAGCGTCCACCCTCCCCCTGGCAGCGTGTGGAAGGGGCTGGAAGACCTGCACGAGCCGCTGGTGGAGTGCTACGACGCGCTCGGCGTGGCGGACGGGTATGTCTACGTGCTCACCATCGACCGCGAGCCGTGGAACGCGCGCTTCGTCACGCCAGTGCAGCTCTACTGCGAGTACTTCGCCGAGGGCCCGCTGGCCCCGGGCGCGAGGCTGGACTCGGTGCTGCACCTCACCGAGTGCGCCTACCGTTGGAGGCCGCTGAGGAGGGAGCAACATGCGCGCTGA
- a CDS encoding WD40/YVTN/BNR-like repeat-containing protein — MSQLKKWQRLVAAAVVVMSGASLAGEKDDPNARKRAMDEWYNESYAKPHGKGLRKGGPWSPSFRKFMNDAAAKERAKYASLLPGTSTSITASGDPTASIAATGTTWVNIGPTKANYMQNGSTSLNKTDAGRVRDIIVDKNNPSIIYVAFSGGGVWKTTDGGTTWTPRSETLGSLSTGSLAIDPNNSNTLYLGLGDPFDGTGLGLVKSTDGGNTWFTPVYLGAATEIADLIVAPGDSNVVLAATSAGLFRSVDAGATWSSISMSTGFAGAPYGWSIEWTGGTKFVASVDADPLAASGTYQGQIWASSDNGATWTRATGVTASAGLERITVAAAPSNRNTVYALAANPSGDLADIFKSTNGGTTWTALSAGAKRYKNGNAEGRTVSTLFNTQGWYDQLLIVSPTNPNLVFFGGALHLAKTTDGGSTYSQVSNWLGQFSLPYVHADFHAATFDPTGTKLYIGNDGGIFFSTDGGATFSDSMNVGIASHLIYDIGISGANRNAVIAGLQDNGTRVRVSNTAVYNQEIGGDGFDCEIHPTNGNLMLGSLYYARIQRSTDGGLNWVSACSGITECNNSSTAPFTTRLALGLADATGNTVYTHSNTKVYKSTNFGSAWTALGVSGLPTTNLFIRNVAAAKSNASVVGVVASGGRVFLSSNGGSTWTTPAALPNNGLSLSDITFDPADHNILYVGSVAPDGTKNHLWKSTDFGASWTAIENGLPAGVPVNTVTVDPGSSATLYAATHLGVYRSTDAGASWTRFGAGMPLVEVTDVQVLPDSSLVRAATFGRSVWELQP, encoded by the coding sequence ATGTCCCAGCTCAAGAAATGGCAGCGGTTGGTTGCGGCAGCGGTGGTGGTCATGAGTGGCGCGTCGTTGGCGGGGGAGAAGGACGACCCCAACGCGCGCAAGCGGGCGATGGACGAGTGGTACAACGAGTCCTACGCGAAGCCGCACGGCAAGGGGCTGCGCAAGGGGGGCCCGTGGTCGCCCTCGTTCCGCAAGTTCATGAATGACGCGGCGGCGAAGGAGCGCGCGAAGTACGCCTCCCTGCTGCCGGGCACCAGCACGAGCATCACCGCGTCGGGTGACCCGACGGCGTCCATCGCCGCCACGGGCACGACGTGGGTGAACATCGGCCCCACCAAGGCCAACTACATGCAGAACGGCAGCACCAGCCTGAACAAGACGGACGCGGGCCGCGTGCGCGACATCATCGTCGACAAGAACAACCCCTCCATCATCTATGTGGCCTTCTCTGGCGGCGGCGTCTGGAAGACCACCGACGGTGGCACCACCTGGACTCCCAGGTCGGAGACGCTGGGCAGCCTGTCCACGGGCTCGCTGGCCATCGACCCGAACAACAGCAACACCCTGTACCTGGGCCTCGGCGACCCGTTCGACGGCACGGGCCTGGGCCTGGTGAAGTCCACCGACGGCGGGAACACCTGGTTCACGCCGGTGTATCTGGGCGCCGCCACGGAGATTGCCGACCTCATCGTCGCGCCGGGCGACAGCAACGTCGTCCTGGCGGCCACCAGCGCGGGCCTGTTCCGCTCGGTGGACGCGGGCGCCACCTGGTCCTCCATCTCCATGAGCACCGGCTTCGCCGGGGCGCCCTACGGCTGGTCGATTGAGTGGACCGGCGGCACGAAGTTCGTCGCCAGCGTCGACGCGGACCCGCTCGCCGCCAGCGGCACGTACCAGGGGCAGATCTGGGCCTCCAGCGACAACGGGGCCACGTGGACGCGCGCCACGGGCGTGACGGCCAGCGCGGGCCTGGAGCGCATCACCGTCGCCGCGGCGCCGTCCAACCGGAACACCGTCTACGCGCTGGCCGCCAACCCCAGCGGCGACCTGGCGGACATCTTCAAGTCCACCAACGGCGGCACCACGTGGACCGCGCTGTCCGCCGGTGCCAAGCGCTACAAGAATGGCAACGCGGAGGGGCGCACCGTCAGCACCCTCTTCAATACCCAGGGCTGGTACGACCAGTTGCTCATCGTCAGCCCCACGAACCCGAACCTCGTGTTCTTCGGCGGCGCGCTGCACCTGGCGAAGACCACCGACGGTGGCTCGACGTACTCCCAGGTCTCCAACTGGCTGGGGCAGTTCTCCCTGCCGTACGTGCACGCGGACTTCCACGCGGCGACCTTCGACCCCACGGGCACGAAGCTCTACATCGGCAATGACGGCGGCATCTTCTTCTCCACCGACGGCGGCGCCACCTTCAGCGACTCGATGAACGTGGGCATCGCCTCGCACCTCATCTACGACATCGGCATCTCCGGGGCGAACCGCAACGCCGTCATCGCGGGCCTGCAGGACAACGGCACCCGCGTGCGCGTCAGCAACACCGCCGTCTACAACCAGGAGATTGGCGGCGACGGGTTCGACTGCGAAATCCACCCCACCAACGGGAACCTGATGCTCGGCTCGCTGTACTACGCGCGCATCCAGCGCAGCACCGACGGCGGCCTCAACTGGGTGTCCGCGTGCAGCGGCATCACCGAGTGCAACAACAGCAGCACCGCGCCGTTCACCACCCGCCTGGCCCTGGGGCTCGCGGACGCCACGGGCAACACCGTCTACACGCACTCGAACACCAAGGTGTACAAGTCCACGAACTTCGGCAGCGCGTGGACGGCGCTCGGCGTCAGCGGCCTGCCCACCACCAACCTGTTCATCCGCAACGTGGCCGCGGCGAAGTCCAACGCGAGCGTCGTCGGCGTGGTCGCCAGCGGCGGCCGCGTGTTCCTGTCGAGCAACGGCGGCTCCACCTGGACGACGCCCGCGGCGCTGCCCAACAACGGCCTGAGCCTGAGCGACATCACCTTCGACCCGGCCGACCACAACATCCTCTACGTGGGCTCGGTGGCCCCGGACGGGACGAAGAACCACCTGTGGAAGTCCACGGACTTCGGCGCCAGCTGGACGGCCATCGAGAACGGCCTGCCCGCGGGCGTGCCGGTGAATACCGTCACCGTGGACCCCGGCAGCAGCGCCACGCTGTACGCCGCCACGCACCTGGGCGTGTACCGCTCCACCGACGCGGGCGCCTCGTGGACGCGCTTCGGCGCCGGCATGCCGCTCGTCGAGGTGACGGACGTGCAGGTGCTCCCGGACTCCAGCCTGGTGCGCGCCGCCACGTTCGGCCGCTCCGTCTGGGAGCTGCAGCCGTAG